In Gopherus evgoodei ecotype Sinaloan lineage unplaced genomic scaffold, rGopEvg1_v1.p scaffold_31_arrow_ctg1, whole genome shotgun sequence, a single window of DNA contains:
- the LOC115640471 gene encoding sialic acid-binding Ig-like lectin 10 isoform X3 has product MGRALPPQQDTREWELPAQGPLWRAGGPAPTAAMLRVLILALLWRGSLSQLPGFTLTVPQSVSVQEGFCVLVPCTFTYPASYYTDNFWNYRPDIRLYGYWYKDPANESQDPPVASSDPSRGVSQETQGRFRLAGELVYGDCSLLIREAQWRDTGRYFFRFEKGTLKYSYLSNSDGTDAKVAISVPDPPGPPNITGTLTRNGRLVPDVWGAEADVVSLETQEGDSLSLSCEVGSRSKGNLSWAKGNESLSPGQEGAGRLELPNLSRGDAGEYRCWVKNSYGLANRTLRVHVQTLEKTLQITVSRANRSDPQLFQDPSTLVANGSQLSAREGDSLRFLCSVASSPPAVLGWVRGGRIIEGASLEGENQLRLELPNVTVEDGGLYGCWAQNKQSSAQGTFQLLIEYSPQLGTRLNSSCHRQGPNISCSCSLRSQPLPQLQWQVDGEPLTGNSSRGALQVSSWAQGDEAVSTLNWTGSVEGGPRIFCLGSNPHGSYAALHFDFSPSQRGVEEPGRLLGLGVACGLGVAVSFFLLGLCVIKLWGREPAPPRAEPGENANGSQAKLMADDASLIYSNVTTIPMGHKTPAAHRTKGVQDEAAAAQAPLGPGEPDELHYATINFSKLQRKLGEPPEAPDMEYSEVRLK; this is encoded by the exons ATGGGAAGAGCCCTGCCGCCACAGCAGGACACTAGGGAATGGGAGCTCCCAGCTCAGGGCCCCCTCTGGAGAGcagggggtcctgcccccactgcagccATGCTGAGGGTCCTGATCCTCGCCCTGCTCTGGAGGG GGTCCCTATCCCAGCTGCCCGGATTTACCCTGACGGTGCCACAGTCGGTGTCGGTGCAGGAGGGTTTCTGTGTTCTTGTCCCCTGCACCTTCACGTACCCAGCCTCGTACTACACCGACAATTTCTGGAACTACAGACCCGACATCCGGCTCTACGGATACTGGTACAAGGATCCGGCCAATGAGAGCCAAGATCCGCCAGTGGCCAGCAGTGACCCCAGCCGGGGGGTGTCTCAGGAGACCCAGGGCCGGTTCCGGCTGGCGGGGGAACTGGTCTATGGCGACTGCTCTCTGCTAATCAGAGAAGCACAATGGAGGGACACAGGGAGATATTTCTTCAGATTCGAGAAAGGGACATTGAAATACAGTTACCTCTCCAATTCCGATGGCACTGATGCAAAGGTCGCGATCTCTGTTCCAG ACCCACCTGGGCCCCCCAACATCACAGGGACCCTGACCAGGAACGGACGCCTTG TGCCAGATGTGTGGGGAGCTGAGGCCGACGTCGTGTCTCTGGAGACCCAGGAGGGCGACTCCCTGAGCCTGAGCTGTGAGGTTGGGAGCAGATCCAAGGGCAACCTGAGCTGGGCCAAGGGGAACGAGTCCCTGAGCCCCGGCCAGGAAGGGGCCGGGCGCCTGGAGCTGCCGAATCTCAGCAGAGGGGACGCTGGGGAGTATCGGTGCTGGGTGAAGAACTCCTATGGGTTGGCCAACCGGACCCTGCGTGTGCACGTGCAGA CTCTAGAGAAGACGCTGCAAATCACCGTCTCCAGAGCTAACAGGAGTGACCCCCAGTTATTCCAAG ACCCCAGCACCCTCGTGGCGAATGGCTCACAGCTCTCGGCCCGGGAGGGCGACTCCCTGCGGTTCCTCTGCTCCGTCGCCAGCAGCCCCCCCGCTGtgctgggctgggtgagggggggcCGAATCATTGAGGGTGCCAGCCTTGAGGGGGAGAATCAGCTGCGGCTGGAGCTGCCCAACGTGACAGTCGAGGACGGGGGGCTGTACGGGTGCTGGGCCCAGAACAAGCAGAGCTCTGCCCAGGGGACGTTCCAGCTGCTCATCGAGT ACAGCCCCCAGCTGGGGACCAGGCTGAACTCATCCTGCCACCGCCAGGGGCCCAACATcagctgcagctgctccctgcgctcccagcccctgccccagctccagtggcaggTGGATGGGGAGCCCCTGACTGGGAACAGCTCACGGGGGGCCCTGCAGGTCAGCTCATGGGCCCAGGGGGACGAGGCTGTCAGCACCCTGAACTGGACGGGGAGCGTGGAAGGGGGCCCCCGGATCTTCTGCCTCGGCTCCAATCCCCATGGGAGCTACGCCGCCCTGCACTTTGACTTCAGCCCCTCGCAGAGAG GTGTGGAGGAGCCTGGCAGGCTGCTGGGCCTCGGGGTGGCCTGTGGGCTGGGGGTCGCCGTCAGCTTCTTCCTTCTGGGGCTCTGTGTGATCAA GCTGTGGGGccgggagccggcgccccccagagcTGAGCCTGGGGAGAATGCTAACGGGAGCCAGGCCAAGCTCATGGCCGATGACGCCAGCCTGATCTACAGTAACGTCACCACCATCCCTATG GGTCACAAGACTCCAGCTGCCCACCGGACCAAAGGCGTCCAGGAcgaggctgcagcagcacaggcccCGCTAGGCCCCGGGGAGCCGGACGAGCTGCATTACGCCACCATCAACTTCTCCAAGCTGCAGCGCAAACTGGGGGAGCCCCCAGAGGCCCCGGACATGGAATATTCCGAGGTCCGGCTGAAATAG